Within Patescibacteria group bacterium, the genomic segment TATTAAAAAACGCCAACTTGTTATTCAATAAACTACCTGAAAAAGCGCAGGAGAAAATCCTTCCCGACTTACAATTAATACAAAGCCGATTCGATAAACAAAAAAATAGCCTGAATAATGTTATTAATATTATAGAGATAGAAAGAATCGCTGACTTGTCAAAAAACAACTACAATTTTAATCCACTGGGAATATTAAAGCTGGGAGACCTTCTTTATCTCTACGAACTGACTTCAGGATTTGTTTATAAAATCGATTTGATTGATAATTCTTCCGAGCTTGTTTTTCTGTCCTCAAAAGATACTTTCAAGCTTGGAACTGCCACCGACACGGAAATTCTGCTGCTTGCTAATCCAACAAAGGTTTCCACCTATAATATAAACGAGAATTATAATATCTGCCTTCTGAAGCCGAATCTTGAAAATACTCTTAATATAAAGGATATGGCCAGTTATGACGGGAATTTGTTTTTCCTGGATATCCAGAAATTGAATATTTTCAAATATTCCCGCACGCAGGATATCCTAAATGGCGCTGAATGGATTGTTAAAGGCCCAACAGACGAATTAAAAGACGCGGTCTCTTTGACAATTGACGGAGATGTATTTGTGTCCAGAGAAAACGGGATGATTGTCCAATATTCCCAAGGCAAAAAAATCAAGGAAATAAAGTTCGATATCAGTCCTCGATTATCGCAGGCTGGGCAGATATTCACTTCAGTAAACATGAAAAACCTGTATATTTTAGACCCTTTAAATAACCGCATAATCTCCTACAATAAAAAGGACGGATTAATAAAACAATACGCAATATCGGAATTGACCAACCTTAGGGATCTCTGGGTCACATCCGACGAAAAATCAATCTATCTGCTGAACGGGCTGGAAATCTGCAAGATAGAAATTTAATTTTAATAGAGAAACCCCGTCCGCCAGCTGGCGGACGGGGTTTTTATACAAGATCTTAAATTATTTCAATTCAACTGTCGCTCCTGCCTCTTCAAGTTTCTTTTTTATCTCTTCTGCATCTTCCTTTTTCAGATTTTCCTTAATTACTTTCGGTGCGGCATCAACAACATCTTTGGCTTCCTTTAATCCAAGTCCGGTTATCTCTCTTACGGCTTTGATAACCTGAATCTTTTGCGCGCCGGCGTTTTTCAATTCGACATTAAAAGACGTTTTTTCTTCTTTGGCTTCGACCTCGGTCGGAGTCCCGACAGCTGTCGGGACGGCTACTACTGAACTAACGCCGAATTTCTCTTCCAGAATTTTAACTAATTCAGCCAAATCTAATACTGACATTTTTTCAATCTCATCAACTATTTTCTTAAATTTTTCCGGCACTTTTATTTCCTTCTTGTCCTCCGTAGTTTTAACGGAGGAGGATTTTTCCTCAGTCATATTTTTATTTATTAATTTTTATAGCATTTAGAACGCCAAGTAAATTTCTTAAATTGCCTTCCAATGCATTTACTAAACCACTAATTGGACCTTTAATACAGCCAACAATCTTGGCCAATAAGATTTCTTTTGAAGGAATTTTTGATAATTCTTTAATTTCAATGACAGACAAAACTTTGCCTTCAACCATTCCTCCTAAAATCTTAAAATCAGCATTTTCCCTGCTTAATTTGGTAAGGACTTTAATTAATGATAGTGGATCTTGATACCCGAAACTCACTGCCAATGCGCCGTTGAATCCGGATAAATCTATTTCCTTTTTCTCCTTTTTAAGAGCCAGTTCCATTAAGGATTTTTTAGCCACTTTGTATTCTGCCTCCAGCTTTTTTAATTCCCTTCTGATTTTTTGGATGTCTTTTACCTTAACCCCTTTAGCGTCAGTAAAAATTAAAGATTTCTGACGCTTGATTTTGTCAGCTAATTGTTCAACTATTTCTTCTTTTCGTTTTCGAGTTAACATACCCCGTAGTAGATTTCCGACTAATTAAGATTTATTTGTTGCCCCGCAACAGTCGGAAATTCACTACGGGGCATATATTTAATAAAAAATCTGTGATTAATAACCACAGACAAAAATGCTTTTCATTGTCCTCGGCAGGATTTATCCCGCAACTGCGGGACCTGCTGTCTGTGGATATATATAGCTTATTATAATAAAAATTACCTGTCAACCTTTATTCTAGATACTTCGCTTTATTAGTATTGTGCTCCTCTAGGGTTTTGGAAAATATGGTTGTGCCGTCGCTGGCAGAAAGAAAGAAATAATAATCCGTTTCCTTGGGATTAAGCGCTGCTTTAATTGCTGACAGCCCTGGATTATTAATCGGCGCAGGCGGCAAGCCGAGATTAGTATAAGTATTATACAACGATTTTACGCGCGTATCCTCATAAGAATATTGTTTCTTTTCTACACCCAGAATATAGGCAATAGTAGCGCAAGACTGCAAAGGAATATTATTTTCAATTCTTTTCCAAAAAATACCCGACACAATTACCCTATCCTCATCGCTGACCACTTCTCTTTCTATAATGCTCGCCATAATTACTGCATTCGGCAATTTCATACTGGAATCAATCAATAAATCCTTAGAAATATCTTCTCCTATCTTTTTCATGAAATTATCCGACATTTTTTTAACTACTATATCAACACTTGATTTTCTTTCAAAATAATACGTATCTGGAAATAAATAACCTTCTTTTTCTTTTGGCAGTTTATCCTCTTCTTTTAAAACTCCCGAGGCAATTAATCTCTCTTCAATTTTCTTATTGGTCCAGCCCTCGGGTATCGTAACTTTAACATAATTCTCGCTTATTTCGCCATTGGTAATCATCCTAGCAATTTTTAAAACGCTCATTTTGGAATCCAATAAATATTCCCCTGCCTGCAAATGAACATTGTATCCTTTAATCCAAGCATAAAAAACAAAAACCCATTTACTGCCTATCAGCCCCTCATCTTTTAATTTCTGCCCGATTTCATCCGACCCCCAACCTTTTTCGATTTTTATCAATTTTTCTTGACCATCGCATTTTGCTGTAATCAAACTCAAAATTAATATCACTGCAAAGATAGCAGAAAAAAATATAATTACGAATTTCTTATTTAAAAATAAATCTTTCATATAGTGGCTAAAGTATATCGTTAATAATCGGGTCTGGAGAGAATCGAACTCCCGTCAATGGTTTTGGAGACCATCGTTTTACCACTAAACTACAGACCCTTAATTTTATTTTTTAGTTTCTTTATGCGCCGTATTTTTTCTGCACCATCTGCAGAATTTTTTCAATTCCAATTTTTTCTCAACAGTTTTTTTATTCCTGCGAGTGTAGTGATTGATGCGCTTGCATTCTTCGCAAGCCAATTTAACTATAAAATCTTTTTTCATAAATATTTTTACTTTAGCCGACGGTGAGAATTGAACTCACGACCAACTCCTTACCATGGAGGTGCTCTACCGCTGAGCTACGTCGGCAAAATGGGCTTGCCCACCGAAGCTCCGCGAAGCGGAGCGAAGGTGGGAGCGGGAGGACTCGAACCTCCGAAGCCGTGAGGCGACAGATTTACAGTCTGTTGCAATTGCCGCTATGCGACGCTCCCAGATTAGCCATCTCTCGGATTCGAACCGAGGACCTACTGTTTACAAAACAGTTGCTCTACCGCTGAGCTAAGATGGCAAATCAAAGTCTTCATTATCCTCTTCATCTTTATTCTTTCTTTCTTGCCCTTTTTTTCTTAAATGGCCAACCAATTTTGCCAAAAAATTATCAAGTTTTAAAACAAATACTTTGAATTTCCTTAAAAACTTTTCTGTCCGAGGCATAATTGACTCATGTAAAAGGTCGCTCTGGTTGGCATTCTTTTTTATCCCCTGCCATGTATTGTAGATTTTCTGCCATAAAGAATTTTTTTCAAAAGAACTACGGGGATAATTTAAAAGAACAGGGATTTTTCTAAAAGTTATAATTAGAAACCCTGCAATACCAACTCCTAAAAGAATTTGGAAAACGAGAATCATATTTATAATTCAAATCTCGTAAATCTGCTTACTTTAATGTTTTCCCCTAGTTTTGCTATTTTATTTTCAATCAAACTTTTAACAGTAATTTCCGGGTCTTTCACAAACGGCTCCTCTAAAAGCGACTTTTCATCTTTTGAATCCATTCCGGCAATATGCATAGCAATGTCATGAGCCAATTCCCTGAATTCGCTGTTTCTGGCAACAAAATCTGTTTCGCATTTTAATTCCAGTAATACGCCGACTTTGGCGTTACTGTGCACATATGCTTCAATAATTCCCTGCCCTGCGCTTCTTTCGGATTTTTTCATTGCCGTGAGTTTATTTTTCTCCTGCAAGATTTTCAATGCTTTTGCCTCGTCGCCTCCCACATCTTCAAGTGCTTTTTTGCAATCCATCATTGAGGCGCCGGTTTTTTCCCTTAATTTTCTGACTAATTCTGCTACTACCATATATTATTTACTTGCCCCGTCATTTATGCGGGGATAATTACTTTTTCAATTTGATTAAGCATAAATTGAAGCGCGCTGATTGCTTCATCATTAGAAGGAATCACATAATCAACCAGAGAAGGATTGCTGTCCGTATCAACCAAAGCGATGACAGGTATCTTTTTTATTTTTGCCTCTCTTATCGGAGTTATATGCTCTTTTACGCCCAAAACGAAAATTGCCTCCGGTAGTTCTTTTAAGTCTCTGATACCGTTAAAATTCTTTTTCAGCTTCTCTATTTCTTTGTCAAAATGCTTCTGTTCTTTTTTGGTATACTTTTTTAATCCTCCTTCTTCTCTCTTTTTTTCCAAATCAACGAAATAGTCGATTCTCTTTCTAATGGTTTTGAAATTGGTCAAAAGCCCGCCAATCCAGCGCAAAGACACATAAGGCATTTTGCAATTTTTGGCTGTTTCTTCTATTAAAGATTGGCATTGAGGCCGGATGCCGACAAAAAGAATTTTCCCGTCATTTTTAATAATCCCCTCAATAAATTCCAAAGCAATTTCCATGTTTTCAATTGTCTTTTCCAAATCAATAATATGGATATTGTTTTTCAATCCATAAATATATTGCTCCATTTTTGGATGGCGGTTGGATTTTTTGTGCCCGAAATGAACCCCGGCTTTAAACATTTCTTTAACCAGTTCTTCTGAAACCATTGTTTTTTTGTCTTCAGTCATATAAAAAGCATACTATCATAATAATTTAAATAAATCAACATTTACCCCGCAACTGCGGGGTTGACTTTCGTATATTTATATTATATCATTATCTCATGAAAAAGGATATCCATCCTAAATACTATAAAGACGCAATAATCCACTGTTCTTGTGGAAAAGTTTTTAAAATGGGCGCAACTAATCCTGAAATGCATATCGAGGTTTGCAGTTCCTGCCACCCTTTTTATACTGGACAAGACAAAATTCTTGATTCTGCCGGGCGGGTGGAAAAATTCAAAAAGAGATTGGCTAAAAAGAAATGAATGCAAATCCAAACAGCGCAATAATTGAAATTAGGGCTGGAGCAGGTGGCGATGAAGCCACTTTATTTGCAACCGATTTATACAGAATGTATTCCAGGTTTGCTGAAAAGCAGGGCTGGAAAACTAAGACATTGGATGATAATGTATTGCAAGTATCAGGACCGAATGCTTATGAATACTTAAAACAAGAAGGCGGGGTGCATCGGGTGCAGAGGATTCCTAAAACAGAAAAAAGCGGAAGAATTCATACTTCCACTGCGTCGGTCGCAATACTGCCTTCAATTGAACAAAAAGAATTAGAAATAAAGCCGAGCGACTTAAGAATTGATACTTTTCGCTCATCCGGACCGGGTGGGCAATATGTAAATAAAACCGAATCAGCAGTTCGAGTTACTCATATTCCAACTGGATTTGCTGTTGCTTCACAAAGAGAAAGAAGCCAAGGCGCAAATAAAGAAACCGCGATGAACCTTTTAAGGTCGCGGATTTTTGCTTTTTTAGCCCAGAAAGATATGCAGAAAACCGAGAAAGAAAGAAATTCCCAAATCGGCACAGCCGACCGCTCGGAAAAAATTAGGACTTACAATTTTCCCCAGGACCGAATCACCGACCACCGCATTAAAAAAGAATGGCACAACATCGACCGCATTTTAGACGGCGACCTCTGGCCAATCATCAAAAAGTTTCAAAAAGCGGAATAAATAAAAAAAAAGAACGTCAGAGCAACTTAATAAGTTGATAACGTTCTTGGACCTGAGATTCTCGCTGGTTTTAAAGCGTTTTAACTTTTTCCAAAAACGCCTTTTCAATGTAGGAGGGAAGGTCTTCCTTCCCTTTCTCGCAGCTGCCATCACAGGGTTTTACATAGTAATGAATTCTTGTTTCGCAATTCTCTTGGCTGATATGGTATTTCTTTCCTTCGTGTTCCACGCACCAGTTATAACCATAGTGAACGAATCCATCAGGACCACCATGACCAATGTTATAATGATCAAAAAGTAAACCTTTCATAATTGCCTCCTTAAAGAACAAATTTTATTCTATCATAATTATACACCCAATATAAAAATCTGTCAAGCACCGACAGATTTTTTCCGAATCTTAGTAAATTTTAATATTCTAATTTCAAACCTAATTTATCGGCAATTTGTTGAAACTATTAATTTAGAAAATTCTTTTTTCAAATCGTCTAAATCAAGTTTAGTGGCAACCTCTTCCCTGGTAGCAAATACAGTTATTAATTTTTGGATATCTTTATCATCTAACATAGTTTAATTATACTTCGTCTGAAATTTTTATGTCAATGTTAAATTTTTTAAAATAACCTCTGGCCAATCATCAAAAAATTCTCAGTCATACTATTTATGGCTCATTAATATTGTTTCTAGATGAAGTTGGTAAAATGCTTGGCGGTTGGAAAAAAAGTTTGCAAGAAAAAACTTCCACCAATAGATAGTGGAAGAAATCAAATGGGTCGCAGAAGCAGAGCAGGCAGTTGTTGTTGTTCCAGACATTCTCGAAATTGCCGAGATTGAAGTTCCAGTCTCCGTCCGAGTTCCGATTCACATTCGGCACCCTGTGGTTACCATCGGCTTACCTGCCTAAAGCAATATTACAATACGCCCTCTGTATCACTGAGAGCAACTCCAGTCACTCTTTGTATTTTATGTTGAGTCTAATATACTCATTAGCGCACTGCACCGACTAATTTGATTTTTTCATAAGAGGTTGCACTCATTCATAAGGCATGCCCGATGAATTACTCGCATATTCCTTTTACGGGAATTCGATGACGTGAAACCTTAGCCGCACGTCAAATCTAATATCTGAGTATATGATATATAAAAAATGGAGCCCTTGCAAGCAAGGGCTCCCCAAAGTTTCAAAGAACCTTAGTCGCAGAAACAGAGCAGGCAGTGGTCGTTGTACC encodes:
- the rpsB gene encoding 30S ribosomal protein S2, with product MTEDKKTMVSEELVKEMFKAGVHFGHKKSNRHPKMEQYIYGLKNNIHIIDLEKTIENMEIALEFIEGIIKNDGKILFVGIRPQCQSLIEETAKNCKMPYVSLRWIGGLLTNFKTIRKRIDYFVDLEKKREEGGLKKYTKKEQKHFDKEIEKLKKNFNGIRDLKELPEAIFVLGVKEHITPIREAKIKKIPVIALVDTDSNPSLVDYVIPSNDEAISALQFMLNQIEKVIIPA
- the rplJ gene encoding 50S ribosomal protein L10, with amino-acid sequence MLTRKRKEEIVEQLADKIKRQKSLIFTDAKGVKVKDIQKIRRELKKLEAEYKVAKKSLMELALKKEKKEIDLSGFNGALAVSFGYQDPLSLIKVLTKLSRENADFKILGGMVEGKVLSVIEIKELSKIPSKEILLAKIVGCIKGPISGLVNALEGNLRNLLGVLNAIKINK
- the rpmE gene encoding 50S ribosomal protein L31, which gives rise to MKKDIHPKYYKDAIIHCSCGKVFKMGATNPEMHIEVCSSCHPFYTGQDKILDSAGRVEKFKKRLAKKK
- the mltG gene encoding endolytic transglycosylase MltG, which translates into the protein MKDLFLNKKFVIIFFSAIFAVILILSLITAKCDGQEKLIKIEKGWGSDEIGQKLKDEGLIGSKWVFVFYAWIKGYNVHLQAGEYLLDSKMSVLKIARMITNGEISENYVKVTIPEGWTNKKIEERLIASGVLKEEDKLPKEKEGYLFPDTYYFERKSSVDIVVKKMSDNFMKKIGEDISKDLLIDSSMKLPNAVIMASIIEREVVSDEDRVIVSGIFWKRIENNIPLQSCATIAYILGVEKKQYSYEDTRVKSLYNTYTNLGLPPAPINNPGLSAIKAALNPKETDYYFFLSASDGTTIFSKTLEEHNTNKAKYLE
- a CDS encoding PCRF domain-containing protein, producing the protein MNANPNSAIIEIRAGAGGDEATLFATDLYRMYSRFAEKQGWKTKTLDDNVLQVSGPNAYEYLKQEGGVHRVQRIPKTEKSGRIHTSTASVAILPSIEQKELEIKPSDLRIDTFRSSGPGGQYVNKTESAVRVTHIPTGFAVASQRERSQGANKETAMNLLRSRIFAFLAQKDMQKTEKERNSQIGTADRSEKIRTYNFPQDRITDHRIKKEWHNIDRILDGDLWPIIKKFQKAE
- the rpmG gene encoding 50S ribosomal protein L33; the encoded protein is MKKDFIVKLACEECKRINHYTRRNKKTVEKKLELKKFCRWCRKNTAHKETKK
- the tsf gene encoding translation elongation factor Ts, which encodes MVVAELVRKLREKTGASMMDCKKALEDVGGDEAKALKILQEKNKLTAMKKSERSAGQGIIEAYVHSNAKVGVLLELKCETDFVARNSEFRELAHDIAMHIAGMDSKDEKSLLEEPFVKDPEITVKSLIENKIAKLGENIKVSRFTRFEL
- the rplL gene encoding 50S ribosomal protein L7/L12 gives rise to the protein MTEEKSSSVKTTEDKKEIKVPEKFKKIVDEIEKMSVLDLAELVKILEEKFGVSSVVAVPTAVGTPTEVEAKEEKTSFNVELKNAGAQKIQVIKAVREITGLGLKEAKDVVDAAPKVIKENLKKEDAEEIKKKLEEAGATVELK